The Sorangiineae bacterium MSr11367 genome window below encodes:
- a CDS encoding AAA family ATPase yields the protein MSGDAGHLRLIPDARDSRHGQPEREPVGIPPHDLDAEAAVLSALMIDESGVKRIDSFLRPEHFFAERHRRIFEAILDIATEQSPTGEQYCIVRIGHWLKARGRIEQIGGMPYLTEILNFAPAIANLERYATIVYETWRARQMIARCQEYAARGYLDYGDTQEYVDEAARALEDIARKRIGGPVESNLEALKRIVLRIRDAMSGTAESKRAVGIPTGFAGYDHETGGLHAGEKTTVAALPGAGKTAFALQVAANVAAQGIGVLICSNEMDRDSLLLRVLAREARVDGRRLKAGQLTLEEWDRVIERSTSICKLPLLIDDSDGMTIGHVVTRARQEADRMRRAHGVPLGLIVIDWVQNFCRDAETQAMKEHEVVKHSTTRFRALLKELRIPGIEVAQQKPSEVDRAIKARPKPTKGCVADSSWIEKTADVVAYLHRNPLMKDHRVVGEDPNSVTLVMTKQRGGDEGELKFRFERAFQTFVSVDMSFASVLA from the coding sequence GTGTCGGGTGACGCGGGCCATCTGAGGCTGATTCCTGACGCCCGAGACAGCCGACACGGCCAGCCCGAACGCGAACCCGTCGGCATCCCGCCTCACGATCTCGACGCCGAGGCAGCCGTCCTCAGTGCGCTCATGATCGATGAATCGGGAGTCAAGCGCATCGACTCCTTCTTGCGCCCCGAGCACTTCTTTGCCGAGAGGCACCGGCGTATTTTCGAGGCCATCCTCGACATCGCGACAGAACAGTCACCAACTGGCGAGCAATATTGCATCGTGCGCATCGGCCACTGGCTCAAAGCCCGCGGCCGCATCGAGCAGATCGGTGGAATGCCTTATTTGACCGAAATTCTCAACTTCGCCCCCGCCATCGCAAACCTCGAACGCTACGCGACCATTGTGTACGAGACGTGGCGCGCAAGGCAGATGATCGCGCGTTGCCAGGAGTACGCCGCGCGCGGATACCTCGACTACGGCGATACGCAGGAATACGTCGACGAAGCAGCGCGCGCCCTGGAGGACATTGCACGCAAGAGGATCGGGGGGCCCGTCGAGTCGAATCTCGAGGCGTTGAAACGAATCGTGCTTCGAATCCGAGATGCGATGAGCGGCACCGCGGAGAGTAAACGTGCCGTGGGCATCCCCACCGGATTCGCGGGCTACGACCACGAGACCGGAGGGTTGCATGCGGGTGAGAAGACGACCGTCGCGGCGCTCCCAGGAGCGGGCAAGACAGCCTTTGCCTTGCAGGTCGCCGCCAATGTAGCCGCACAGGGCATCGGCGTGTTGATTTGCTCAAACGAGATGGATCGCGATTCCCTGCTTCTCCGCGTGCTCGCGCGGGAGGCTCGCGTCGACGGGCGCAGGTTGAAAGCCGGCCAGCTCACGCTCGAGGAATGGGACCGCGTGATTGAAAGGTCCACCAGCATCTGCAAGCTTCCGCTGCTCATCGACGACTCCGATGGAATGACCATCGGCCACGTCGTAACCCGCGCGCGCCAGGAAGCGGATCGGATGCGCCGAGCGCACGGCGTGCCGCTCGGCTTGATCGTCATCGATTGGGTCCAGAATTTTTGCCGCGATGCGGAAACGCAGGCCATGAAGGAGCACGAGGTGGTCAAGCACAGCACAACGCGGTTCAGGGCACTTCTTAAGGAGCTACGGATTCCAGGCATCGAAGTCGCGCAGCAAAAACCGTCCGAAGTTGACCGCGCAATAAAGGCCCGACCGAAGCCGACGAAAGGGTGCGTCGCCGATAGCTCGTGGATCGAGAAGACGGCGGACGTGGTCGCGTACCTGCACCGAAATCCGCTGATGAAGGACCACCGAGTCGTGGGCGAAGACCCTAACTCGGTCACGCTCGTTATGACGAAACAACGAGGCGGAGACGAAGGCGAGCTCAAATTCCGATTTGAGCGGGCGTTTCAGACCTTCGTGTCCGTGGATATGTCCTTCGCTTCCGTCCTCGCATAA